A genomic segment from Panulirus ornatus isolate Po-2019 chromosome 20, ASM3632096v1, whole genome shotgun sequence encodes:
- the LOC139755783 gene encoding uncharacterized protein, whose protein sequence is MNSKFFQLALALTMMLDEIDADEEVLAEERVRVFSLQRGVWTVPTDDVFLRYTLPKDVPPVFRLSACYRIRFEAFSKAFDVHISYKASNSNADPFYFGNTGEHFDSWFDNQEQRGLPPWDIHPEVWRHVCHVFSYNAYTLYWEGQMVFRGPLKGSWPCQMNGTLVFGQEQDSLGGSFDRHQVFRGDLTQVSLWNQELTAAQVRAMAACLDPGRGNVFSTDTADLEVVGAQDSWQDLSTLCQRHQHNVVFPEERNLQESRGLCHRLNASLVVPASDFDNERLRTHLALFEDVCVPTASWKLWLGITDELEDGVWRDFDTSERVGYLHFSPVNAGSSYICASMKADGFWDGDRCTSKRCAACHLERTDFLYLRGLCFDSEFHMRFRVQDYINGRPFFRGYYNLVISWDDESSRWLLVDTVTNGTLMSASIIGRENYPIGKHHWTVVRELCGRPEGREVLLSLAPCADHLFTCNSGDCIEQHLRCDFRYDCEDGSDEVDCSIIEVVDELQRDLPPPGPQESALELVPSLTLTRIAEVDDINMAITLEFWLSLTWIDNRLKLRHLNEKKKDTILSEVDAQKVWQPRYQLVNLDGGQKELLSNNLMVRSANNATTPHFNSVDMDPVYLGAANKISLNQRYIARVTCYFELYAYPFDSQVCSIDIDLPPAYEDYVRLSVEEGSTTYTGPRVLSKYTVTSVKFSESSGGSQMSIELELSRRQGMVVLSNFLPSAMLLVVSWATLFLKLEELNVRAIMSLTTLLVLYTLFSNMSRSLPSTAAIKLIDIWFFFIIFVLFINIMIHVFLGKPQPAPKTNKIASGPHVTVMSGVYQEVSTPIKFLHKYRLVGLPTLVLVFNLYFWIAVLMS, encoded by the exons ATGAATTCGAAGTTCTTCCAGCTTGCTCTGGCCTTGACAATGATGCTTGACGAAATAG ATGCAGACGAGGAGGTGCTggcggaggagagagtgagggtgtTCAGCCTCCAGCGAGGCGTGTGGACGGTGCCTACCGACGATGTGTTCTTACGGTACACCTTACCCAAGGACGTGCCTCCCGTCTTCCGCCTCTCCGCCTGCTACAGGATCAG GTTCGAGGCCTTCTCGAAAGCCTTCGACGTCCATATCTCGTACAAGGCGAGCAACAGCAATGCTGACCCGTTCTATTTCG gCAACACCGGGGAACACTTTGATTCCTGGTTCGATAACCAGGAGCAGCGCGGCTTACCTCCCTGGGACATCCACCCTGAGGTGTGGCGCCACGTCTGCCACGTCTTCAGTTACAACGCCTACACCCTCTActgggagggccag ATGGTGTTCAGGGGtccgctcaaggggtcgtggcCCTGCCAAATGAACGGCACCCTGGTGTTCGGGCAGGAGCAAGACAGCTTAGGAGGATCTTTCGATCGACACCAG GTGTTTCGGGGAGACCTGACGCAGGTCTCCCTCTGGAACCAGGAACTGACGGCGGCACAGGTGCGCGCCATGGCAGCGTGTCTAGACCCGGGACGAGGGAACGTCTTCTCCACAGACACCGCTGACCTGGAGGTTGTGGGCGCTCAGGACTCCTGGCAGGATCTTTCGACCCTCTGTCA GAGACATCAGCACAACGTGGTGTTCCCCGAGGAGCGTAACCTGCAGGAATCCCGTGGTCTGTGTCACCGCCTGAACGCCAGCCTGGTCGTCCCGGCCTCTGACTTCGACAATGAGAGACTCAGGACTCACCTTGCTCTCTTCGAGGACGTCTGCGTCCCCACGGCGTCCTGGAAACTCTGGCTGGGCATCACCGACGAACTGGAGGACGGTGTTTGGAGAGACTTCGACACCAGCGAGCGAGTGGGTTACCTCCACTTCTCGCCAGTGAATGCCGGGTCGTCCTACATCTGTGCCTCTATGAAGGCCGACGGTTTCTGGGATGGAGACCGATGCACCAGCAAGCGGTGCGCCGCGTGCCACCTGGAGAGGACGGATTTCCTGTACCTTCGAGGCCTGTGCTTCGACAGCGAGTTCCACATGAGATTCCGAGTGCAGGATTACATCAATGGACGTCCCTTCTTTCGTGGGTATTACAATCTGGTCATCTCGTGGGATGACGAAAGCAGCAGATGGTTGCTCGTCGACACAGTGACGAATGGGACGCTGATGTCGGCCTCGATCATAGGCAGGGAGAACTACCCGATCGGGAAGCATCActggacggtggtgagggagctgTGTGGGAGaccagaggggagggaggtcctCCTCAGCCTGGCCCCTTGTGCCGACCACCTCTTCACCTGCAACTCTGGCGACTGCATCGAGCAGCACCTGCGCTGCGACTTCCGTTACGACTGCGAGGACGGCAGCGACGAGGTCGACTGCAGCATTATAGAGGTGGTGGACGAGCTGCAGAGAGACCTTCCGCCACCGGGACCGCAAGAATCTGCCCTCGAACTGGTCCCTTCCTTAACCCTCACTCGCATCGCTGAGGTGGACGACATCAACATGGCCATCACCCTCGAGTTCTGGCTGAGCCTCACCTGGATCGACAACAGACTCAAGCTCAGGCACCTGAACGAGAAGAAGAAAGACACCATCTTGAGTGAGGTCGACGCACAGAAGGTGTGGCAACCCCGGTACCAACTCGTCAACCTTGATGGTGGACAGAAGGAACTGCTTAGCAATAACTTGATGGTCAGGTCAGCCAACAACGCCACCACGCCTCACTTCAACAGTGTTGATATGG ATCCGGTATACCTCGGGGCGGCCAATAAGATCTCCCTCAACCAGCGGTACATAGCCAGGGTCACTTGTTACTTTGAGCTTTACGCCTACCCGTTCGACAGCCAGGTCTGCAGCATCGACATCGACCTCCCTCCAGCGTATGAAGACTACGTGAGGCTCTCGGTGGAAGAAGGGTCCACGACCTACACGGGACCCAGGGTGCTCTCGAAGTACACAGTCACTTCGGTCAAGTTCAGCGAGTCGTCCGGCGGGAGCCAGATGAGCATAGAGTTGGAGCTGAGCCGTCGCCAAGGGATGGTCGTGTTAAGCAACTTCCTGCCCTCGGCCATGCTCCTGGTCGTGAGTTGGGCGACGCTCTTCCtcaaactggaggaactgaatgTCCGTGCCATCATGTCACTCACCACGCTCCTCGTCCTCTACACACTCTTCTCAAACATGTCCCGCTCCCTGCCGTCGACGGCCGCCATCAAACTCATCGACATCTGGTTCTTTTTCATCATCTTCGTCCTCTTCATCAACATCATGATACATGTGTTCCTGGGCAAGCCTCAGCCGGCGCCGAAGACCAACAAAATAGCCTCAGGACCTCATGTGACCGTCATGTCTGGGGTCTACCAAGAGGTCTCGACTCCCATCAAGTTCCTCCACAAGTACAGGCTGGTGGGACTCCCGACACTTGTTCTCGTGTTCAATCTCTACTTTTGGATCGCTGTGTTAATGAGTTGA